The Spongiibacter tropicus DSM 19543 genomic interval ATAATGAACAGGTCAAAATTTCCGGTTTTGGCAATTTTGATCTGCGCGACAAAAGTCAGCGCCCTGGGCGCAACCCGAAGACCGGCGAAGAAATTCCGATATCCGCACGGCGCGTGGTGACATTCCGGCCAGGCCAGAAATTAAAATCCAGGGTAGAGGACTATGCTGGAACCAAGTCATAACGACGAACTGCCACCGATTCCCGGTAAGCGCTATTTCACTATCGGTGAAGTCAGCGAACTGTGCTCTGTAAAGCCACATGTGTTGCGGTATTGGGAGCAGGAATTCCCGCAGTTAGCGCCGGTAAAGCGGAGAGGGAATCGTCGCTATTACCAGCATCAGGACGTGCTGATGATTCGGCAGATCCGCAGTTTGCTGTATGAGCAAGGGTACA includes:
- the ihfA gene encoding integration host factor subunit alpha codes for the protein MTSLTKAEMAERLYEELGLNKREAKELVELFFEQIRHCLENNEQVKISGFGNFDLRDKSQRPGRNPKTGEEIPISARRVVTFRPGQKLKSRVEDYAGTKS
- a CDS encoding MerR family transcriptional regulator encodes the protein MLEPSHNDELPPIPGKRYFTIGEVSELCSVKPHVLRYWEQEFPQLAPVKRRGNRRYYQHQDVLMIRQIRSLLYEQGYTIGGARQRMSGDEAKEDSLQSKQLIRQMLTELEELAKLLKR